A stretch of Henckelia pumila isolate YLH828 chromosome 4, ASM3356847v2, whole genome shotgun sequence DNA encodes these proteins:
- the LOC140862499 gene encoding leucine-rich repeat receptor-like protein kinase PXC2 produces MKILVHVLFFLCLSPYLVKSLSPSLNDDVLGLIVFKADVLDPNGKLNSWNEDDEYPCKWEGVTCSPRSNRVTELVLDGFGLSGRLGRGLLQLQYLQKLSLAKNNLTGSLSLSLAQLSDLRILDLSENALSGSVSSDFFGQCGSLRSISLANNQFSDQIPDSLASCATLVSVNFSGNRFLGLPPQGLWSLPALTTLDLSDNILEGEIPEGIEALTNLSVISLRKNQFSGVVPDGFGKCSLLRTMHLSKNLLSGPLPSTMQKLKLCTEVVLSSNTFTEVVPEWIGEMSSLEVLDISENNFTGQIPDSIGKLQFLKILNVSKNALSGSLPEAVSSCVNLLAFDVSSNTLMGNLPSWVFNLGLEQLLISNNRFSGDIGSVLSSPTEISRKNLVTLDVSQNDLSGEIPYAIGDLASLQFLNIARNAFCGGIPVNIGGLKMLRVLDLSENQFNGSIPNTIGNCSSLMFLSFAHNEVTGMVPASLSNLVYLQIVDLSYNELTGNLPKQLADLVHLQSFDVAHNQLQGELPAGGFFNTISPSSVSGNPALCGATVGRSCSAVMPKPIVLNPNSTDDTPGTIPQSFTRRKNILSISALVAIGAAAAIVIGVIAITVLNLHVRASASRSAVALAFSGGDDFSQSSSTDGDSGKLVMFSGDPDFSIGTHSLLNKDCELGRGGFGAVYQTTLKNGLSVAIKKLTVSSLVKSQDDFEKEVRKLGKIRHGNLVALNGYYWTPSLQLLIYEFVSGGNLYKHLHESSAGKYPNWNNRFNILLGVAKGLSHLHERNVIHYNVKSSNILIDSSGEPKVADYGLARLLPLLDRYVLSSKIQSALGYMAPEFSCKNFKITEKCDLYAFGVLVLEIVTGRRPVEYMEDDVVVLCDMVRGALEGGSIEECVDARLEGKFPLEEAIPLLKLGLICTSQVPSNRPDMAEVVKILELVRRPSEIPDDSADLC; encoded by the exons ATGAAGATCCTGGTCCATGTTTTATTTTTCCTTTGTTTATCACCATATTTGGTGAAATCTTTGAGCCCATCTTTGAATGATGATGTTCTGGGCTTGATTGTGTTCAAGGCTGATGTTTTAGATCCAAATGGGAAGTTGAATTCTTGGAATGAAGATGATGAGTATCCTTGTAAATGGGAAGGTGTTACGTGTAGTCCCAGATCCAATAGAGTGACGGAGCTTGTTCTGGATGGTTTTGGGCTCTCAGGAAGATTGGGCAGAGGCCTCCTTCAATTGCAGTATCTGCAAAAGCTCTCTCTTGCAAAAAACAATCTTACAGGAAGCTTAAGCCTCAGTTTAGCGCAGCTTTCTGATCTCAGAATCTTGGACTTGAGTGAGAATGCCTTATCCGGTTCAGTTTCGAGCGATTTCTTTGGCCAATGTGGGTCTTTGAGATCCATATCTCTGGCTAACAACCAGTTCTCAGACCAAATTCCGGATAGTTTAGCCTCGTGCGCAACACTTGTTTCGGTGAACTTTTCGGGCAATCGGTTTTTGGGTTTGCCACCTCAGGGTCTCTGGTCGTTGCCTGCGCTTACGACACTTGATTTGTCCGATAATATCTTGGAGGGTGAAATTCCAGAGGGTATTGAAGCTTTGACCAATTTGAGTGTTATAAGTCTGAGGAAGAATCAGTTTTCTGGTGTAGTTCCTGATGGATTTGGGAAGTGTTCACTGTTGAGGACTATGCATTTGAGTAAAAATTTACTTTCCGGGCCGCTTCCTAGCACAATGCAGAAGCTTAAACTGTGTACTGAAGTAGTTTTAAGCAGCAATACATTTACAGAAGTTGTACCTGAATGGATTGGAGAAATGAGTAGCCTTGAGGTGCTCGATATCTCCGAAAATAACTTTACTGGCCAAATCCCGGATTCTATAGGAAAGCTTCAGTTTTTGAAGATTCTGAATGTGTCCAAGAATGCTCTATCTGGGAGCTTGCCTGAAGCTGTAAGCAGCTGCGTGAACCTTCTAGCTTTTGATGTTAGTAGTAATACATTAATGGGGAATCTTCCTTCGTGGGTATTCAATCTTGGTTTAGAGCAACTTCTAATTTCTAATAACAGATTTAGTGGAGACATTGGTAGTGTTTTGTCTTCACCAACCGAAATTTCTCGAAAAAATCTGGTGACTTTAGATGTTTCCCAAAATGATCTATCTGGTGAAATTCCATATGCTATTGGGGATTTAGCCAGCTTGCAGTTCTTGAATATTGCGAGGAACGCATTCTGCGGTGGCATTCCTGTTAATATTGGAGGATTGAAGATGCTACGAGTTCTGGATTTGAGCGAAAATCAGTTTAATGGTAGCATTCCTAACACAATCGGGAATTGCTCTTCTCTAATGTTTTT GTCTTTTGCTCATAATGAAGTAACTGGCATGGTTCCTGCATCTCTTTCAAATCTTGTTTACCTACAAATTGTCGATCTATCCTACAATGAGCTGACAGGCAATCTGCCGAAGCAGCTGGCAGATCTTGTGCATCTTCAGTCATTTGACGTCGCACACAACCAGCTACAAGGCGAACTTCCTGCTGGTGGGTTTTTCAACACTATTTCACCCTCTTCTGTGTCTGGAAATCCAGCACTTTGTGGGGCCACAGTTGGTAGAAGTTGCTCTGCGGTCATGCCTAAACCAATTGTGCTCAATCCCAACTCTACCGATGACACACCTGGAACCATCCCTCAAAGTTTTACTCGTAGGAAGAACATCCTTAGCATTTCGGCTCTAGTTGCTATTGGTGCAGCTGCTGCAATTGTGATAGGTGTAATTGCTATAACTGTACTTAATCTTCATGTACGTGCTTCTGCGTCTCGCTCTGCCGTAGCTCTTGCTTTTTCCGGTGGTGATGACTTTAGCCAATCTTCATCTACAGATGGTGATTCTGGGAAGCTCGTTATGTTTTCTGGTGATCCAGATTTTAGTATTGGGACACATTCTTTACTCAATAAAGATTGCGAACTTGGTAGAGGGGGGTTCGGAGCCGTCTACCAGACAACTCTTAAAAATGGGCTGTCAGTAGCCATCAAGAAACTCACTGTATCAAGTCTGGTCAAGTCCCAAGACGATTTCGAGAAGGAAGTTAGAAAACTTGGGAAGATTCGCCATGGCAATCTTGTGGCACTCAATGGCTATTACTGGACGCCATCGCTACAACTACTCATATATGAGTTTGTCTCTGGTGGGAATCTGTACAAGCATCTGCATGAATCGTCTGCTGGAAAATACCCCAATTGGAACAATAGATTCAACATTCTTCTCGGTGTGGCTAAAGGGTTGTCGCATTTGCATGAAAGGAATGTCATCCACTACAATGTAAAATCGAGCAATATACTAATCGACAGCTCTGGCGAGCCAAAGGTTGCAGACTATGGTTTAGCAAGGCTTCTACCATTATTAGATCGGTATGTTTTGAGCAGTAAGATTCAAAGTGCACTTGGTTACATGGCACCCGAATTTTCATGCAAAAATTTCAAGATAACCGAAAAATGTGACCTGTATGCGTTTGGTGTGCTGGTTCTGGAGATAGTCACAGGAAGAAGACCGGTTGAATACATGGAGGATGATGTTGTAGTGCTTTGTGATATGGTTCGAGGGGCACTGGAAGGAGGAAGCATTGAGGAATGTGTTGATGCGAGGCTAGAGGGGAAGTTTCCATTGGAAGAGGCGATTCCATTGTTGAAGTTGGGCTTGATTTGCACATCACAAGTGCCTTCAAATAGGCCTGACATGGCAGAAGTGGTGAAAATATTGGAGCTTGTTAGAC